A genomic stretch from Pseudomonas sp. MUP55 includes:
- the metC gene encoding cystathionine beta-lyase has product MSQTITPHQLQQWLFDGQEIAVFDVREHGQYGEAHLFHGVNLPYSRLELEVRRLAPNPQVRLVIYDQDGGEVARSAAARLQVLGYRRVHVLERGADGWQAAGLQLFAGVHVPSKAFGELVEAASHTPHITARQLAEWQARGEPLVLLDGRPFEEYRKMTIPGAICCPNGELGYRVHDLVPNDTTPIVINCAGRTRSIIGAQTLINLGLKNPIYALENGTQGWYLEDLPLEHGSTRRYAEQVSPDLGRQRQAAVQLAERAGVEQVSADQVRQWADDSQRSLFLCDVRTLEEFAAGSLPGAQHTPGGQLVQSTDLYIGVRQARVVVVDSEGVRAPIIASWLRQLGHQAYVLKGGIASGLALPIAQPVAYEPLPLISAAALALELNEVDLVDLRPSMAYRQGHIAGARWSIRSRLKPDHRPLVLVADDPALTAFAAQGRPARLLDGGFAAWVAAGLPVHAGPHTLPDEQCIDFLFFTHDRHSGNKDAARQYLAWEIGLLAQMSTAELASLKPLAPASRVRTRLVHAARPEKGHGGRAVNVPITRLSTVLFDNLAQMRDARARRDSERVLTYGARGNPTAHALEDLVTELEGGYRTRLYGTGLAAAAQVFLAYLRPGDHVLITDAVYSPVRKLAREFLQPFGIEVSYFSPGGLGLENQLRANTRLVYAEVPGSLLYELCDLPAIAALCKPRGILLAADNTWGSAYLYRPLALGADISIMALTKYLGGHSDAMMGSVCTTAAAWPALGRMSDTFGNAVSADDAYLILRGARTLASRLDVHERQAVQIAQWLQAQPQVKQVFHPALPEHPGHALWRRDFTGSNGLLSFELANADAGYLQRFIDGLQLFGLGASWGGYESLVTVADTQDRDNAADRGLNPVVRLHIGLEDVTALLDDLQRGFALADERLDGSTV; this is encoded by the coding sequence ATGAGCCAGACCATCACCCCGCATCAACTGCAGCAATGGCTGTTCGACGGGCAGGAAATCGCAGTATTCGACGTGCGTGAACACGGGCAATACGGCGAGGCCCACCTGTTTCACGGGGTGAACCTGCCCTACAGCCGCCTGGAGCTGGAAGTACGCCGCCTGGCGCCCAATCCGCAGGTGCGGCTGGTGATCTACGACCAGGACGGTGGGGAGGTCGCAAGGTCAGCGGCGGCGCGGTTGCAAGTGCTCGGCTACCGCCGTGTGCATGTGTTGGAGCGCGGGGCAGATGGCTGGCAGGCGGCCGGCTTGCAGCTGTTTGCCGGGGTGCATGTGCCGTCCAAGGCCTTCGGCGAGTTGGTCGAAGCGGCCAGCCACACGCCCCACATCACCGCGCGGCAGCTGGCCGAGTGGCAGGCGCGCGGCGAACCGTTGGTGCTGCTGGATGGGCGGCCGTTCGAGGAGTACCGCAAGATGACGATTCCCGGTGCCATCTGCTGCCCCAATGGCGAGCTGGGCTACCGCGTACATGACCTGGTACCGAACGACACTACACCGATCGTTATCAACTGCGCCGGGCGGACCCGCAGCATTATCGGCGCGCAGACCTTGATCAACCTGGGGTTGAAGAACCCGATCTATGCGCTGGAAAACGGCACTCAGGGCTGGTATCTGGAGGACCTCCCGCTGGAGCACGGCAGCACGCGGCGTTATGCAGAACAGGTCAGCCCGGACCTGGGCCGGCAGCGCCAGGCCGCAGTGCAGTTGGCTGAGCGGGCAGGGGTGGAACAGGTGTCGGCGGATCAGGTGCGCCAATGGGCCGACGACTCGCAACGCAGCCTGTTTCTGTGCGATGTGCGCACCCTGGAGGAGTTCGCCGCCGGCAGCTTGCCGGGCGCGCAACATACGCCGGGCGGGCAGTTGGTCCAGTCCACCGACCTTTACATCGGCGTGCGTCAGGCGCGGGTAGTCGTGGTGGACAGCGAGGGTGTGCGCGCTCCTATTATCGCCAGTTGGCTGCGCCAGTTGGGGCATCAGGCCTATGTGTTGAAAGGCGGCATCGCCAGCGGCCTGGCGTTGCCGATCGCCCAGCCGGTGGCGTATGAACCGCTGCCGTTGATCAGCGCTGCGGCCCTGGCGCTGGAGTTGAACGAGGTGGACCTGGTCGACCTGCGCCCCAGCATGGCGTATCGCCAAGGGCATATCGCCGGCGCCCGCTGGTCGATTCGTTCGCGACTCAAACCGGATCATCGGCCTCTGGTGCTGGTGGCGGACGATCCCGCTCTGACGGCCTTTGCCGCGCAGGGACGCCCGGCCCGCTTGCTCGACGGTGGTTTCGCGGCCTGGGTCGCGGCCGGCCTGCCAGTCCATGCAGGCCCTCACACGCTGCCCGACGAGCAATGCATCGATTTTCTGTTCTTCACCCACGACCGCCACAGCGGCAACAAAGACGCGGCACGTCAGTACCTGGCCTGGGAAATCGGCTTGCTGGCGCAGATGAGTACGGCGGAGCTCGCCAGCCTCAAGCCGTTGGCGCCGGCGTCACGGGTGCGTACACGGTTGGTCCACGCCGCACGGCCTGAAAAGGGCCATGGCGGCCGAGCGGTGAATGTGCCGATTACGCGCCTGAGTACGGTATTGTTCGACAACCTGGCGCAGATGCGCGACGCCCGGGCCCGCCGTGACAGCGAGCGGGTGCTGACTTACGGCGCGCGGGGTAACCCGACGGCCCATGCCCTGGAAGACCTGGTCACTGAGCTGGAAGGCGGCTACCGCACCCGGCTGTATGGCACGGGCCTGGCCGCGGCGGCCCAGGTATTCCTGGCTTATCTGCGCCCCGGTGATCACGTACTGATCACCGATGCGGTGTACTCACCGGTGCGCAAGCTGGCCCGTGAGTTTCTCCAGCCGTTCGGCATTGAAGTGAGTTATTTCTCCCCCGGTGGCCTGGGCCTGGAAAACCAGCTGCGGGCCAACACCCGGCTGGTCTACGCCGAGGTGCCAGGCTCGCTGTTGTACGAGCTGTGTGATCTGCCGGCGATTGCTGCATTGTGCAAGCCACGCGGGATTCTGCTGGCTGCCGACAACACCTGGGGCTCTGCTTACCTGTACCGGCCACTGGCATTGGGCGCGGATATTTCGATCATGGCCCTGACCAAATACCTCGGCGGTCACAGCGACGCAATGATGGGCAGTGTGTGTACCACCGCAGCCGCATGGCCGGCGCTGGGCCGGATGAGCGATACCTTCGGCAATGCGGTAAGCGCCGACGATGCCTACCTGATCCTGCGCGGCGCCCGCACCTTGGCGTCACGCCTGGACGTGCACGAGCGCCAGGCGGTGCAGATCGCCCAGTGGTTGCAGGCGCAACCGCAGGTCAAGCAGGTGTTTCATCCCGCGCTCCCCGAGCACCCCGGGCATGCCCTGTGGCGCCGGGACTTCACTGGCAGCAACGGCTTGTTATCGTTTGAGTTGGCAAATGCGGACGCTGGCTACCTGCAGCGGTTTATCGATGGCTTGCAGCTGTTTGGCCTGGGCGCTTCGTGGGGCGGCTATGAAAGCCTGGTGACCGTGGCCGACACCCAGGACCGCGACAACGCGGCGGACCGGGGGTTGAACCCGGTGGTGCGGCTGCATATCGGCCTGGAAGATGTGACGGCCTTGCTCGACGATTTGCAGCGTGGCTTTGCTTTGGCGGACGAACGGCTTGATGGCTCAACGGTTTGA
- a CDS encoding cysteine dioxygenase: MSTENRAAVIEAFLQQIRVINQRGVDRAALAEIVGLLEGLAERRDLFNFDHFPAPVPGQGSTAFRYRLNDDGDTPTLYLNSLLPGKSTIPHNHETWAIISAIEGQEINYVYARNDEGREPGFTNLTLEKEVIVQPGTSISFLGEDLHGIKVEGEQATLHFHLYGLPLESLNGRYGVEADGRILNYNASQMAPSIRAY; the protein is encoded by the coding sequence ATGAGTACCGAGAACCGTGCTGCCGTCATCGAAGCGTTCTTGCAACAGATTCGCGTGATCAACCAGCGTGGCGTAGACCGCGCGGCGCTGGCAGAAATCGTTGGCCTGCTGGAGGGCCTGGCCGAGCGCCGCGACCTGTTCAACTTCGACCATTTCCCGGCACCGGTGCCGGGGCAGGGCAGCACGGCCTTCCGTTATCGCCTCAATGACGATGGCGACACGCCGACCCTCTACCTGAACTCGCTGTTGCCGGGCAAAAGCACGATCCCCCACAACCACGAGACCTGGGCGATCATCAGCGCAATTGAAGGCCAGGAGATCAACTACGTCTATGCGCGCAATGACGAGGGCCGTGAGCCAGGCTTCACCAACCTGACCCTGGAAAAAGAAGTGATCGTGCAGCCCGGTACCTCGATCTCGTTCCTTGGCGAAGACCTGCACGGGATCAAGGTCGAAGGCGAGCAGGCGACCTTGCACTTCCACCTCTACGGCTTGCCCCTGGAATCGTTGAACGGCCGTTACGGCGTGGAAGCGGACGGCCGCATCCTCAACTACAACGCCTCGCAGATGGCGCCATCGATTCGCGCCTACTGA
- a CDS encoding amino acid ABC transporter ATP-binding protein: MPSIEPLVSLRDVHLSFGDNPVLKGIDLEVLRGQAVSIIGPSGSGKSTILRCITGLLQPQRGSIRVGQTQVDTLAQEAQRIALRKRVGFVFQQYNLFPHLSVLENLVIAPRKVLGRNRADAEKDARALLAKVRMEHKADAYPGQLSGGQQQRVAIARALAMRPELILFDEVTSALDPETVGEVLTVIRELTEEGMTCVLVTHEMRFAEEISDVVYFTENGVIVEHGSAVQIFQNPASERTQTFLRHALGDSGRRGPIAHDPYLLANLSRYSLSV, translated from the coding sequence ATGCCTTCTATTGAACCGCTGGTGAGCCTGCGCGATGTGCACCTGTCGTTTGGTGACAACCCGGTGCTCAAGGGCATTGACCTCGAAGTGCTGCGCGGCCAGGCGGTCTCGATCATCGGCCCGTCGGGCTCGGGCAAGTCCACGATTCTGCGCTGCATCACCGGGCTGTTGCAGCCCCAGCGCGGCAGCATCCGCGTGGGCCAGACGCAGGTCGACACGCTGGCGCAGGAAGCCCAGCGCATCGCACTGCGCAAGCGCGTCGGCTTTGTCTTCCAGCAATACAACTTGTTCCCGCATTTGTCAGTGCTGGAAAACCTGGTGATCGCCCCGCGCAAGGTGCTCGGGCGCAACCGTGCCGATGCGGAAAAGGACGCGCGGGCGCTGCTGGCCAAGGTGCGCATGGAGCACAAGGCCGACGCTTACCCTGGCCAGTTGTCCGGTGGCCAGCAGCAGCGCGTGGCGATCGCACGCGCCCTGGCGATGCGACCGGAACTGATTCTGTTCGATGAAGTGACCTCGGCGCTCGACCCGGAAACCGTCGGCGAAGTGCTGACGGTGATCCGCGAACTTACCGAAGAAGGCATGACGTGCGTGCTGGTCACTCACGAAATGCGCTTCGCCGAAGAGATCAGCGATGTTGTGTACTTCACCGAAAACGGCGTGATTGTCGAGCATGGCAGCGCCGTACAGATTTTCCAGAACCCGGCCAGCGAGCGCACCCAGACGTTCCTGCGCCATGCCCTGGGCGATTCGGGGCGCCGTGGCCCGATTGCCCACGACCCCTACCTGCTGGCCAATTTGAGCCGTTACAGCCTGTCTGTCTGA
- a CDS encoding amino acid ABC transporter permease: MAIDSFPVLSALLQWSPALVAGFGQNILISLLAIAIGSVLGLLIGALALSPLGLVARLWVQVFRNAPWLVLIYFTTYVFPFEIHIGSSYVSFPDWVKVTLGLALPASANVAEIFRGAIGSIPSTQWEAARSLAFTRGQLFRSIILPQCFKRMLPPWMNLYAVVTMGTALASLVGVHDVIDTAQIASNTVNMTGFTVVIYLSLLMLFFAYCYPISRLTQHLERRYAFY; encoded by the coding sequence ATGGCCATTGATTCATTCCCGGTGCTGTCGGCCTTGCTGCAATGGTCACCGGCGCTGGTGGCCGGGTTTGGCCAGAACATTCTGATCAGCCTGCTGGCGATAGCCATCGGTTCGGTGCTGGGGCTTTTGATTGGCGCACTGGCGCTGTCGCCCTTGGGGTTGGTCGCGCGGCTGTGGGTGCAGGTGTTTCGCAATGCGCCGTGGCTGGTGCTGATCTATTTCACCACCTACGTGTTCCCGTTCGAGATCCACATCGGCAGCAGCTACGTGTCGTTTCCCGATTGGGTCAAGGTCACCCTAGGGCTGGCGCTGCCGGCCAGCGCCAACGTGGCGGAGATCTTCCGCGGCGCCATCGGCTCGATCCCCAGTACGCAATGGGAAGCCGCGCGCTCGCTGGCCTTCACCCGTGGCCAGTTGTTCCGTTCGATCATCCTGCCGCAGTGCTTCAAGCGCATGTTGCCGCCCTGGATGAACCTGTACGCGGTGGTCACCATGGGCACCGCACTGGCCTCGCTGGTGGGCGTGCATGACGTGATCGATACCGCGCAGATCGCCAGCAACACGGTGAACATGACCGGTTTCACGGTGGTGATCTACCTGAGCCTGTTGATGCTGTTCTTTGCCTATTGCTACCCGATTTCACGACTCACCCAACACCTGGAGCGCCGTTATGCCTTCTATTGA
- a CDS encoding amino acid ABC transporter permease — MMELFVHWAADIGLNYNFLLDAYQRGSLVQGALTTTLLCLFTVIGSLLAGISLAALLTSGNPWLAKPARVFVEVTRNTPTLVQLYCAFLVLNMLLTQAVGAANPLTPFAWVVIVISLHKGAFHAEALRAGIEAVPAVTLEAASSLAFSRRQLLWYVQLPLALRFALPSLINNLIDLVKMTAVASAIAVGDITYAAIMIWTQSDNVLELMILILGFFGLLSFIVNCVGRWLEARLRMPGYGH, encoded by the coding sequence ATGATGGAACTGTTCGTGCACTGGGCCGCCGACATCGGCCTGAACTACAACTTCCTGCTCGACGCCTACCAGCGCGGTTCCCTGGTCCAGGGTGCGTTGACCACCACCTTGCTGTGCCTGTTCACCGTCATCGGCAGCCTGCTGGCGGGCATCAGCCTGGCGGCGTTGCTCACCTCGGGCAACCCGTGGTTGGCCAAGCCGGCACGGGTATTTGTCGAAGTCACGCGCAATACGCCAACGTTGGTGCAGCTGTACTGTGCGTTCCTGGTGCTGAACATGCTGCTGACCCAGGCGGTCGGCGCGGCCAACCCGTTGACGCCGTTCGCCTGGGTAGTGATCGTGATTTCCCTGCACAAGGGCGCGTTCCATGCCGAAGCGCTGCGCGCCGGCATCGAAGCGGTGCCCGCCGTGACGCTGGAGGCCGCCAGCTCCCTGGCTTTCAGCCGCCGCCAATTGCTCTGGTATGTGCAACTGCCGTTGGCGCTGCGCTTTGCCTTGCCGTCGCTGATCAACAACCTGATCGACCTCGTGAAGATGACCGCCGTGGCCTCGGCCATTGCAGTGGGCGATATCACCTACGCGGCCATCATGATCTGGACCCAGAGCGATAACGTGCTGGAACTGATGATTCTGATCCTGGGCTTTTTCGGCCTGCTGAGTTTTATCGTCAACTGCGTGGGGCGCTGGCTTGAAGCGCGTCTGAGGATGCCCGGCTATGGCCATTGA
- a CDS encoding aminotransferase class I/II-fold pyridoxal phosphate-dependent enzyme: MTVRLSQRVQRVSLSANAAAKSRATELREAGRDILDLTTGEPDFDTPQPIKQAAYTAIAGGATKYTPTPGVKALRVAVQRKLAEENHLDYPLASIVIANGAKQIIFNAFAATLDDGDEVLVPTPYWPSFPDSVRFNGGEPVFIECGLGQGCKLLPAQLEQHLTPRTRWLILNSPGNPSGAVYSQAELNALAEVLRRHPQVLILLDELYEHIRFDGRPALNLLNVAPDLQARCLLVGGVSKTYAMTGWRIGFGAGPQALTDAMVVVQSQSTSGASSVGQAAALAAYSGGLGFLAEQVATYQLRRDRLVQALSQVDGLQVLEPQGGFFVFVRCAGLLGRLRPDGQRIDDDADVVAWLLEQGVAVVAGSAYGLSPWFRLSIATATDSVAEAARRIASACGQLR; this comes from the coding sequence ATGACCGTGCGCCTGTCCCAACGCGTGCAACGGGTGTCTCTGTCGGCCAACGCCGCTGCCAAGTCCCGTGCGACCGAACTGCGCGAGGCCGGTCGCGATATCCTCGACCTCACCACCGGCGAGCCGGATTTCGACACACCGCAACCTATCAAACAGGCCGCCTATACAGCCATTGCAGGCGGCGCCACCAAGTACACGCCGACGCCAGGCGTGAAGGCCTTGCGCGTTGCGGTGCAGCGTAAGTTGGCCGAAGAGAATCACCTCGACTATCCGCTGGCATCGATCGTGATCGCCAACGGCGCCAAGCAGATCATCTTCAATGCCTTTGCCGCCACGCTGGATGACGGCGACGAAGTGCTGGTGCCGACGCCTTACTGGCCATCGTTCCCGGACAGCGTGCGCTTCAACGGCGGCGAGCCGGTGTTTATCGAGTGTGGATTGGGGCAGGGCTGCAAGCTGCTGCCGGCCCAACTGGAACAGCACCTTACCCCGCGTACGCGCTGGTTGATCCTTAACAGTCCGGGCAACCCCAGTGGCGCGGTGTACAGCCAAGCCGAGCTGAACGCGTTGGCCGAAGTGCTGCGCCGCCATCCCCAGGTGCTGATCCTGCTGGATGAACTGTATGAACATATTCGTTTTGACGGTCGCCCCGCTCTGAACCTGTTGAATGTCGCCCCGGACCTGCAGGCGCGTTGCCTTTTGGTGGGTGGCGTATCCAAGACCTACGCCATGACGGGTTGGCGTATCGGCTTCGGCGCCGGGCCGCAAGCCCTTACCGACGCCATGGTGGTGGTGCAATCGCAGTCCACTTCCGGCGCTTCCTCGGTGGGCCAGGCCGCCGCGTTGGCGGCGTATTCCGGCGGGCTGGGCTTTCTTGCCGAACAGGTCGCCACCTACCAGTTGCGACGGGACAGGCTGGTCCAGGCGCTGAGTCAGGTTGACGGCCTGCAAGTCCTTGAACCCCAAGGCGGCTTCTTCGTCTTTGTGCGCTGCGCCGGGCTGCTCGGACGCCTGCGCCCGGATGGCCAGCGTATCGACGACGACGCTGATGTGGTCGCCTGGCTGCTGGAACAGGGCGTGGCGGTGGTGGCGGGCAGTGCCTATGGCCTGTCACCGTGGTTTCGCCTGTCCATCGCCACGGCGACTGACAGCGTGGCCGAAGCCGCGCGACGTATCGCCAGTGCGTGCGGGCAGTTGCGATGA
- a CDS encoding FAD-binding oxidoreductase, which yields MSDALFATLQQLLGTAQVQTSAQAAHYLTDKQGRYTGQVIAAVHPANTEEVAAVVRACVALKAPIVVQGGNTGLMAGATPDASGRSVLLLLDRMNRVRQVDTDNDTLTVEAGCILQHVQDVARAAGRLFPLSLGAEGSCTIGGNLGTNAGGTAVLRYGNTRELTLGLEVVTAEGEIWHGLRGLRKDNTGYDLRDLYIGSEGTLGIITAATLKLFPQPLAQATALLAFDELPQAVAFLSHARAGFGANLTAFELLSADCLALLRDQFPEGPQPFKTASQAWYALIELSDNHGQSHAREAFERVLGDAFEQQLISDALIAESLAQSDALWLLRENMSEAQKLAGRTMKHDISVPISQVAAFVAHTDALLQQHFPGVRHFTFGHLGDGNLHYNVAHPLNSTAEAHMAHYAQLSALVHDSAHAHGGSISAEHGIGQRKVGLLARYKSPVELDLMRRIKQALDPHNLLNPGKVLEVKP from the coding sequence ATGAGTGATGCGCTGTTCGCCACCCTGCAACAGCTGCTCGGCACCGCCCAGGTGCAAACCAGCGCGCAGGCGGCGCATTACCTGACCGACAAGCAGGGTCGCTACACCGGACAGGTGATTGCGGCGGTGCACCCGGCGAACACTGAGGAAGTGGCGGCGGTGGTGCGCGCCTGCGTGGCGTTGAAGGCGCCAATCGTGGTGCAGGGTGGCAATACCGGCCTGATGGCCGGTGCTACGCCGGATGCCAGCGGGCGTTCGGTGTTGCTGCTGCTCGACCGCATGAACCGCGTGCGCCAGGTCGATACCGACAATGACACCCTCACGGTGGAAGCCGGCTGCATCCTGCAACACGTGCAGGACGTGGCCCGCGCCGCCGGCCGTCTGTTCCCCCTGAGCCTGGGTGCCGAGGGCAGTTGCACGATTGGCGGCAACCTCGGCACTAATGCCGGCGGCACGGCCGTGCTGCGTTACGGCAACACCCGCGAGTTGACGCTGGGCCTGGAGGTGGTGACCGCCGAAGGCGAGATCTGGCACGGCCTGCGCGGTCTGCGCAAGGACAATACCGGCTACGACCTGCGCGATTTGTACATCGGCAGCGAGGGCACGCTCGGTATTATCACCGCGGCCACCCTGAAGCTGTTCCCGCAGCCCTTGGCCCAGGCCACGGCGCTGCTGGCGTTCGATGAGCTGCCCCAGGCCGTTGCGTTCCTGTCCCACGCCCGAGCCGGTTTCGGCGCTAACCTGACCGCCTTCGAGTTGCTCAGCGCCGATTGCCTGGCCCTGCTGCGCGACCAGTTCCCGGAAGGCCCACAGCCGTTCAAAACCGCGAGTCAAGCCTGGTACGCCCTGATCGAACTCTCGGACAACCATGGCCAAAGCCATGCCCGCGAAGCCTTCGAGCGGGTGCTGGGCGACGCCTTCGAGCAGCAATTGATCAGTGATGCCCTGATCGCCGAGAGCCTGGCGCAAAGCGATGCCCTGTGGCTGCTGCGCGAGAACATGAGCGAGGCGCAGAAGCTTGCCGGGCGGACCATGAAGCACGATATCTCGGTGCCGATTTCCCAGGTGGCGGCCTTCGTGGCTCACACCGATGCACTGCTCCAGCAGCATTTTCCCGGGGTGCGCCATTTCACCTTCGGCCATCTGGGCGACGGCAACCTGCATTACAACGTGGCGCATCCGCTGAATTCGACGGCAGAGGCGCACATGGCGCACTACGCCCAATTAAGCGCCTTGGTGCACGACAGCGCCCATGCCCATGGCGGCTCGATCAGTGCTGAACATGGGATCGGCCAGCGCAAGGTCGGCCTGCTGGCTCGCTACAAAAGCCCGGTGGAGCTGGACCTGATGCGCCGCATCAAGCAAGCGCTCGACCCACACAACCTGCTCAACCCCGGCAAAGTCCTCGAGGTAAAGCCATGA
- a CDS encoding transporter substrate-binding domain-containing protein — MPFKPLIALGLALCAGFAHADATLDKIGQRHAISVGVILSGPPFGTLDPKTGEHLGYNVELAKAIGQALGVQTNTVSVLAPNRVQFLQQGKVDILIANMQLTDERAQILDYVPTPYEEVGGAALIRKGSAIKQWADLKDQPVCVSQGSNFIKPLQETYGAQIKAFRSQSESLLSLRGNGCVAAVHVSPTMHALLGDAEWAGYEIPLPEDLIPSKSVIWIRKGEHDTQARLDAIVKGWHKSGFLIALGERTGMAPSQALRDLHEQYSHE, encoded by the coding sequence ATGCCTTTCAAACCCCTCATCGCACTTGGCCTGGCCTTGTGCGCAGGCTTCGCGCATGCCGACGCCACCCTCGACAAGATCGGCCAACGTCACGCCATCAGTGTCGGGGTGATCCTCAGCGGCCCGCCGTTCGGTACCCTCGACCCCAAGACCGGCGAGCACCTGGGTTACAACGTCGAACTGGCCAAGGCCATCGGCCAGGCGCTGGGCGTGCAAACCAACACTGTTTCGGTGCTGGCGCCCAACCGCGTGCAGTTCCTGCAGCAGGGCAAGGTCGACATTCTGATCGCCAATATGCAATTGACCGACGAGCGCGCCCAGATCCTCGACTACGTGCCCACGCCGTACGAAGAAGTCGGCGGTGCGGCGTTGATTCGCAAAGGTTCGGCTATCAAGCAGTGGGCTGACCTCAAGGACCAACCAGTGTGCGTGTCCCAGGGCAGCAACTTCATCAAGCCCTTGCAGGAGACTTACGGCGCGCAGATCAAGGCGTTCCGCAGTCAGTCCGAATCGCTGCTGTCGTTGCGCGGCAATGGCTGCGTGGCGGCGGTGCACGTCAGTCCGACCATGCATGCCTTGCTCGGCGATGCCGAATGGGCCGGTTATGAGATCCCGCTGCCCGAGGACCTGATTCCGTCGAAATCGGTGATCTGGATTCGCAAGGGCGAGCACGACACCCAGGCCAGGCTCGATGCCATCGTGAAGGGCTGGCATAAAAGCGGCTTCCTGATTGCCCTGGGCGAACGTACCGGCATGGCGCCGTCCCAGGCCCTGCGCGATTTGCACGAGCAGTACAGCCATGAGTGA
- a CDS encoding transporter substrate-binding domain-containing protein yields MKLKKWLPAALGAMMALGASVAAQADATLDKIEQRHVLVVGVLLSGGPFGSIDPTTQQPKGLNVDLANELGRQLQAQVQLVPVLPANRVQFLQQGKVDLLIANMEWTAERGEILGFVPTPFYRIGGAAAVLKDSKIARWEDLKDQPVCTSQGSSYVKPLTEFGAQIKAFKSSSESLLALRGNNCVAAVHDSTLINPLIHDSAEWKDYRVIGPELNPAPSVIWTRRGESDTQAKLDPIVKQLHRSGWLIEAQTRNRISPASPALVELQQQFKGA; encoded by the coding sequence ATGAAGTTGAAGAAATGGTTGCCGGCGGCCCTGGGGGCGATGATGGCCCTGGGCGCCAGCGTGGCGGCGCAGGCCGACGCGACCCTGGACAAGATCGAGCAGCGCCATGTGCTGGTGGTGGGCGTGCTGTTGTCCGGCGGGCCGTTCGGCAGCATCGATCCGACGACGCAACAGCCCAAGGGCTTGAACGTAGACCTGGCCAACGAGCTGGGCCGCCAGCTCCAGGCCCAGGTGCAACTGGTGCCGGTGCTGCCCGCCAACCGCGTACAGTTCCTGCAGCAGGGCAAGGTCGACCTGCTGATCGCGAACATGGAATGGACCGCCGAGCGCGGTGAAATTCTGGGCTTTGTGCCCACCCCGTTCTACCGCATCGGCGGCGCCGCGGCCGTGCTCAAAGACAGTAAAATCGCGCGCTGGGAAGACCTCAAGGACCAGCCCGTCTGCACCTCCCAGGGCAGCAGCTACGTCAAGCCTTTGACCGAATTCGGCGCGCAGATCAAGGCGTTCAAAAGCTCCTCCGAATCGCTGCTGGCCCTGCGCGGCAACAACTGCGTCGCGGCGGTGCATGATTCGACCCTGATCAACCCGCTGATCCACGACAGCGCCGAATGGAAGGATTACCGCGTCATCGGCCCTGAACTCAACCCGGCGCCGTCGGTGATCTGGACGCGTCGCGGTGAAAGCGACACCCAAGCCAAGCTCGACCCGATCGTCAAGCAACTGCACCGCAGCGGCTGGCTGATCGAAGCCCAGACCCGCAATCGCATCAGCCCGGCATCGCCGGCGCTGGTGGAACTGCAGCAACAGTTCAAGGGCGCCTGA